The Calditerrivibrio sp. region GTTTTCCTCTACGGTTAGGTCTTTGAAAACTCTTCTACCTTCCATTACCTGGAAGATACCCATTTTGACTATTTCTGCGGCGTCCTTTTTATCGATCCTGGTCCCCATAAAGGTGATTTCTCCATCGGTAATATCACCGTTGTCAGGTCTTAGTAAGCCGGACACTGCTTTTAGAGTGGTCGTCTTGCCGGCACCGTTAGAGCCAAGAAGACAGACGATATTCCCCTCTTTTACTTCCAACGATAACCCCTTTAGTACTAAGATTACATCGTTGTAAACAACTTCTATATTTTTTATACTTAACATGCTACACCTATAACTCTGATAGTTTAAAAGATGAGGGGGGATACCCCTCAAATTTATTCAAGTGTTATTACACCGGTAACAGGTTTGATCTGCCCATTTTGTATCTGATAGATCTTCGCTGCTCTAACCCCTTTGTGGATCTCTTTTGTAAAGGTAACTGGAGGGGTTAAACCCATAGTGCTAAAATTTCTCATGGATTCAAGACTGTTTTTAATAGCTTCGCCTGTGATCTCACCTTTTATATTTTTAATAGCGTTAAGAATCACATACATAGAAGCAAAGCCTTGTACATAGTTTATCTCCCTTTCGGTTACATTGGGATGATACTTTTTGTTGATCTCCCTTAGAAGTTTTATCCCTTCTACATTTGTTTCATCCCAGAAGGCAAAAGGGCTTACACCATAAAAACCGTTTGCAGCGTCTCCAGCAAGTTTGATAAGTGGTTTGTCAAAGGTCCAATTAAGTCCAATAAATTTTGTAGTAAGACCATTCTTTTTAGCATCCTTAAGAATGGTGGATGTAGCCATGTAGGTTTGCTGCACTATCGCAAATTCTGCACCAGACTTTTTTAAATTTAACATCTGAGCAGTGGCATCCAATGCTTTCAAGTCTACCACCTGTTTATCTACCACCTGAATACCCAATTTTCTTGCTGCATTTTCACCATCAGGGAAGAATGGGGATCTCCCAAAACCTGTATCGTTATAAACAAAAGCTACGGTTTTCCCTTTGTTATCTTTTATAAACTGTAGTGCTGCTTCAGCTTGATCTGAATAGGATGCACCAACGAAAAAGTTATAAGGGGTTTTGGTTCCATCTGCTAAATGCTCTGAATAGGATGCGGAGATGTAAGGGATTTTATCCTGAGCTACAAACTTAGTCAACGCTTCTGTATCCCCTGTACCCCACCCTTGAATAGCTACAACACCTTTCATCTTAAAGTCTTTGTAAGCGGCAAGGGCGTTTGGGATTTTGTAGCCATAATCTACTTCAATGAGTTCTATTTTTTTACCGTTTATACCTCCTTGATCGTTGAACCACCTAACGCAGTCTCTAGCGCCATCAGCATAAGGTTTCCCAACATCTGCAGTACCACCAGAGAGGTCGAAAAGAGCACCAATTTTAATGGTGTCTGAGGCAAACAGACTAACGGCGACTGCTAAAAAAATAGATAAGAACAGCTTTTTCATAAACATCCTCCTATAAGTTTTTTTAATATGAAAATGGCCATAACTTCCAATATGCCTTTATTAAATTCCATCTCCTTGCTAACCCTTCTGGTTCAAAAAGTAAAAACAGAATTATAACAAGACCATAAAATGCTTCTCTTATTGCAGGGAAAATCTGTTTTAGCGATGGGAGAATGCCTGAGAAGAGATCTACCAGGTGTCTTAATACCTCAGGTAATACTATCATAAAAATTGTGCCAAAAATACTACCTAATATCGACCCAAGCCCACCTATGATAATCATGGATAGATATTGTATAGAAACAGCTATGGAGAAATGCTCCGGTGTTATGAATTGAACGTAATAAGCCCATAGTGCACCAGCAACACCAGCATAAAATGAGCTAATGGCAAAGGATAGGAGCTTGTATTTAAAAACATCCACCCCCATGGCTTCAGCAGCTATATAATTATCCCTAATGCTTACAAAGGCTCTACCGATTCTTGTTCTAACTATGTTCTTTGCTGCAGTTACCATAACAATGGTAAAAATAAGAGCAAAGAAATAGAATCTGAAATCATTGTTTATCTGTACTCCAAAAACCACTGGAGGGTTGACTGCCATACCACTGACGCCACCGGTAAACTTTTCTGCCCTAATAAAGATAAACTCAAGTATAAACTGGGCAGCAAGGGTTGCTATGGAAAGATAAAGATCTTTTAACCTCAAGGAGGGGGTTCCAAAGATAATGCCTACAATCGCAGTAAAAAGGGCAGCTAAGGGGATAGTGAAATAAAAGTTCAACCCGTAGTTTAAGGCGATATATCCTGTAGCAAAAGCCCCGACACCGATAAAAGCTCCATGCCCTAAAGAGATTAGACCTGTGAATCCTGTTAGAATATTTAGCCCCACAGCACCTATTGTGGATATCATGATCATATTCATGAGATAGAGAATGTAGCTATTTGAGAAGAAAGGCACTATAAAAAGCACTATTAAAAAACTGTATATAGATATTTTTGAGAAAAGGGTTTTATATATGGCTGCATCTTTTTCGTAACTGGTTTTAAAGTTTCCACAATTTACGTAATTCATACTTTCTCCACCTTAACAGTACCAAACAGTCCGTAGGGTTTTATCAAAAGTATTACGATCATTGCTATAAAGGGGAATACCTCTTTGGCACCTCCACCTATAATCGGATCTATATATCCTCCAATGATATTTTCCAGAACACCGATAATGATACCCCCAACTATAGCACCAATGATACTATCAAGTCCACCCAGTATTACTACAGGGAAGACTTTTAGTCCAAAGTGGGAAAGGCTTGTATTGATACCATTGATATTACCTAATAACACACCACCGACAGTGGATACAATGGCTGCAATTGCCCATGATAGGGCAAAGATCCTTCTAACATCTATACCCATAGATAGTGCAGCTTGTTGATCACTTGCTACTGCCCTCATGGCAACGCCTGTTTTTGTAGTTTTAAAGAAAAAAGTAAAAATAGCCAAAAAAATAGCTATCGATACAAGGGCAAAGATATAGACCGTGCTTATCTGGAGAAACCCTATTTTTACCGGCTCATGGGGGAAGATCTCTGGGAAGGTCCTTGTATCTGTCCCCCAGATTATCTGTACCAGAGATTTCAAAAGGGATGAGAGCCCAATAGTGAGCATGATGATGGAAATAATAGGTTCACCTATCATTTTTCTAAGAAAGATCTTTTCTATTAAAAAACCAAAGAAAAACATAAATATGAGTGTGATTAGGAAAGAAAACGCAAAAGGTATGCTATAGGAGACAGTAAGATGTAAACAGATATATGCTCCAACGAGCAGTAGCTCCCCCTGGGCAAAGTTAACAATACCTGTGGATTTGTATATTAGGGTAAAACCCAAAGCCACAAGGGAATATATACTACCTATGACAATACCTGCAATGATTATTTGACTAAAAAACTCCATAGCTACCTCAAATAACTCTCATTATTTTTATATTTGTCGTGAACGATTTTATCCTTCCATCCTGAAGCTTAATTGTTGCTGTAGTGGTAACATCTTTTGCGTCAGTATATAATGCTTCAAAAATATCAGCATATTTTTCGATGATGAAGCTTCTTCTTACTTTTCTTGTTCTTGTTAATTCACCATCGTCTGCATCTAATTCTTTGTATAATAATACAAACTTAGATACCCTGTGTTTTTCAATCAACTGTTCATTGACCTTTTTCACCTCTTTTAAGATTAGGTTATAGACTTCATCTTTTGCAGACAAATCGGTATAGGTAGTGTAGGGGATTTTGTTATCTTCGGCCCATTTTCCAGTGATCCCCATATCGATATTGAGTATAGCTGTGATATAGTCTTTTTTATCTCCAAGCACCACAGCCTCTTTTATAAAAGGGCTAAATTTCAACTTGTTTTCGATAAATTGGGGGGAAAACCTTGTTCCATCAGCCAGGTACATGAGATCCTTCATCCTATCTATAACCACCAATTTCCCACTTTCATCGAAGTAGCCGGCATCCCCAGAGTATAACCATCCATCTTTTACAGTCTCAGCGGTGGCTTTTTCATCCTTGTAGTATCCTACAAATACAGCATCACTCTTTGATATTATTTCCCCATCTTCTGTAATTTTTACTTCAGTACCCTCTATCGGCCTACCCACAGATGTAAAATCTATATCATCACCCCTGTGGATACAAGAGATCCCTGCAATCTCTGTCTGTCCATAAATCTGCTTTAGTTCTATGCCAAGTGCATGAAAAAACCTAAAGGTATCTGGACCTAAGGCAGCTCCTCCCGTCATGGCTGATCTCAGGTATGTAAAACCCAGTCTCTCCTTAAGTTTTCTAAATAGCATTATATAGGCGAAGGTATATTGAAGTTTTTGTAGAAGCGTAGGGCTTTTTTTCTGAAATTTTAGGTCTGCATATTTATACCCTATTGGTAGGCAGATATTGTATATAAACCTTTTAAATGGTGTGGAGTCCATGATTTTCATGTGGACAGTCGATGCTATATTTTCCCAAACTCTTGGGGGTGAGAAAATGATATGGGGGCCTATCTCTTTCATGTCCTCTTGTACTGTATTGTGACTTTCTGGGAAATTTACAGTAAAGGCGAATATTAAAGCACTTGCGATGCTCATCATCTGTTCTCCAATCCAGGGAAGGGGGAGAAAAGAAACAAACTCATCTGTATCGTATTTTGGATCTGCTTTTGCTAAGGAGGTGGCCATAAAGATGAGATTTTTATGGCTTAACATGGCTAATTTGGGGTATCCTGTTGTCCCAGATGTGGTGCACATTACGGCTATGTCGTTTTCATTGAGGTATTGGAGCTTGTTTTCAAAATATGCCTCAAAGGATGATTCTTTTATAAAACTAAGCATATCTGAAAAATAAACAAGCAGGTCATCATTATATTGATACATCCCCTTTTTATCGTAATATATGATCTTTTTGAGATTAGGGAACTTCTCCTTGTTTTCAATTATCTTATCGACCTGCTCCTGATCTTCAGCTACAGCTACTTTAGTTTCGGCTTTTGTAAGGATATATTCTACTTCTGAAGCTATAGAGTCTTGATATATACCTATAGGGTATGCTCCCAAAAGTTGCGCAGCAATTTCGGATATTACCCATTCTGGTTTATTATCGCCAATGATGGCTACAGTATCACCCTTTTTTAAGCCAAGTTGTTCAAAGTAGATCGCTGTTTTAACTACGTATTCAAAATAATCTTTCCATGTGTATTCTTTCCATATACCCAGATCTTTTTCCCTAAAAGCTAC contains the following coding sequences:
- a CDS encoding ABC transporter substrate-binding protein, which produces MKKLFLSIFLAVAVSLFASDTIKIGALFDLSGGTADVGKPYADGARDCVRWFNDQGGINGKKIELIEVDYGYKIPNALAAYKDFKMKGVVAIQGWGTGDTEALTKFVAQDKIPYISASYSEHLADGTKTPYNFFVGASYSDQAEAALQFIKDNKGKTVAFVYNDTGFGRSPFFPDGENAARKLGIQVVDKQVVDLKALDATAQMLNLKKSGAEFAIVQQTYMATSTILKDAKKNGLTTKFIGLNWTFDKPLIKLAGDAANGFYGVSPFAFWDETNVEGIKLLREINKKYHPNVTEREINYVQGFASMYVILNAIKNIKGEITGEAIKNSLESMRNFSTMGLTPPVTFTKEIHKGVRAAKIYQIQNGQIKPVTGVITLE
- a CDS encoding branched-chain amino acid ABC transporter permease, which encodes MNYVNCGNFKTSYEKDAAIYKTLFSKISIYSFLIVLFIVPFFSNSYILYLMNMIMISTIGAVGLNILTGFTGLISLGHGAFIGVGAFATGYIALNYGLNFYFTIPLAALFTAIVGIIFGTPSLRLKDLYLSIATLAAQFILEFIFIRAEKFTGGVSGMAVNPPVVFGVQINNDFRFYFFALIFTIVMVTAAKNIVRTRIGRAFVSIRDNYIAAEAMGVDVFKYKLLSFAISSFYAGVAGALWAYYVQFITPEHFSIAVSIQYLSMIIIGGLGSILGSIFGTIFMIVLPEVLRHLVDLFSGILPSLKQIFPAIREAFYGLVIILFLLFEPEGLARRWNLIKAYWKLWPFSY
- a CDS encoding branched-chain amino acid ABC transporter permease translates to MEFFSQIIIAGIVIGSIYSLVALGFTLIYKSTGIVNFAQGELLLVGAYICLHLTVSYSIPFAFSFLITLIFMFFFGFLIEKIFLRKMIGEPIISIIMLTIGLSSLLKSLVQIIWGTDTRTFPEIFPHEPVKIGFLQISTVYIFALVSIAIFLAIFTFFFKTTKTGVAMRAVASDQQAALSMGIDVRRIFALSWAIAAIVSTVGGVLLGNINGINTSLSHFGLKVFPVVILGGLDSIIGAIVGGIIIGVLENIIGGYIDPIIGGGAKEVFPFIAMIVILLIKPYGLFGTVKVEKV
- a CDS encoding AMP-binding protein, with translation MTLLHYFYNNYKNHNKKVAFREKDLGIWKEYTWKDYFEYVVKTAIYFEQLGLKKGDTVAIIGDNKPEWVISEIAAQLLGAYPIGIYQDSIASEVEYILTKAETKVAVAEDQEQVDKIIENKEKFPNLKKIIYYDKKGMYQYNDDLLVYFSDMLSFIKESSFEAYFENKLQYLNENDIAVMCTTSGTTGYPKLAMLSHKNLIFMATSLAKADPKYDTDEFVSFLPLPWIGEQMMSIASALIFAFTVNFPESHNTVQEDMKEIGPHIIFSPPRVWENIASTVHMKIMDSTPFKRFIYNICLPIGYKYADLKFQKKSPTLLQKLQYTFAYIMLFRKLKERLGFTYLRSAMTGGAALGPDTFRFFHALGIELKQIYGQTEIAGISCIHRGDDIDFTSVGRPIEGTEVKITEDGEIISKSDAVFVGYYKDEKATAETVKDGWLYSGDAGYFDESGKLVVIDRMKDLMYLADGTRFSPQFIENKLKFSPFIKEAVVLGDKKDYITAILNIDMGITGKWAEDNKIPYTTYTDLSAKDEVYNLILKEVKKVNEQLIEKHRVSKFVLLYKELDADDGELTRTRKVRRSFIIEKYADIFEALYTDAKDVTTTATIKLQDGRIKSFTTNIKIMRVI